ATTAACAATAGAGTCTATTGGTCCAAGTGTAAACTTAGGTGATTTATGTGCAATTTCTTCTAAGAGTGACAATAAAAAAGTTTTGGCAGAAGCTGTAGGATTTAGAGATAATAGGATATTACTTATGCCATTAGGAAGTATTGAAGGTATTGGGCTTGGTAGCATTGTGGAAGCAAAAGGTGAGCCATTAAAAGTGCCTGTTGGAAATGAACTTTTAGGCAAAGTTTTAGATGGATTAGGCCGACCACTTAATTCATCGGATATAAAAGCTGAAGATTACTATCCTATAGAAGCGCCACCACCAAACCCTTTAAAGAGAAACAGAATAGAAATGCCATTACCATTAGGTATTAAAGCTGTGGATGGATTATTAACGGTGGGAAAAGGTCAAAGGATTGGTATTTTCGCGGGAAGTGGTGTAGGTAAAAGTACTATACTAGGAATGATTGCTAAAAATGCATCCTCAGATATAAATGTCATAGCACTTATTGGTGAACGTGGTAGAGAGGTTAGGGAGTTTATTGAAAGAGATTTAGGAGAAGAAGGTCTTAAACAATCTGTTGTAGTTGTTGCTACCTCAGATCAACCTGCTTTAATTAGGCAAAAAGCTGCAAAAACAGCTACTGCTATTGCCGAATATTTTAGAGATCAAGGAAAAGATGTCCTTTTAATGATGGACTCACTAACACGATTTTCAATGGCTCAGAGAGAAATTGGCTTAGCTATTGGTGAACCACCTGTAACAAGAGGATATACGCCTAGTGTATTTGCTCAAATGCCTAAACTCTTAGAAAGAGCTGGAACATCCTCAGAAGGGTCTATAACAGGATTGTACACAGTTTTAGTAGACGGGGATGATTTTAATGAGCCAATAACGGATACTGCCAGAGGAATTTTAGATGGACATGTTATGTTATCTAGAAATTTAGCCAATAAAAATCATTTTCCAGCTATTGATGTTCTAAATAGTATTTCACGTGTTATGAATGATATCGCATCAGATGAACATAAAGCATTAGCCAATAAATTAAAATCAACTTTAGCTACATATAGAGAATCTGAAGATATTATAAATATTGGTGCATATAAAAAAGGATCTAATAAAGAAATTGACTATGCTGTAAGAATGATAAATAGGATTAATGAATTCTTGAAACAAAGTACAAATGAAAATTTACCATTTGAAGAAACTTTAAATCAGTTAACCAATTTATTTAATGAATAGGTGATAGAATGTCAAAGTTTAAATATAAGTTTCAAAACATATTAGAGATTAAACATAAAATTGAGGATCAGAAGAAGTTGTCCTATTTTAATGCTGTACAGGCCCATTCTTCACAACTAGATGAATTGTATAGAATGTATGATAAAAAAGATGATTATGAGAACAATCTAAAAACCAATGTGAAAAGAGTAGTAACAGCTAAAAATCTTAGAGATTACTATAATGGATTAGAAAGAATAGTAGAGTTTTGTAAAGAAGAAGAAAGTAAACTAGCAGAATTAGAACAAAAACTAGAAATAACTAGAATTGATATGAATACTGCTGTTATCGATAGAAAAACTTATGAAAAGCTCAAGGAAAAAGATTTCGAAAGATTCTTAGAAGATGAAAAACTTAAAGAGAATAAAATAGTGGATGAATTAATCAGTTATAAATATTTTAAACCCCAAAAGACTGGAGGTTGACCATGTCCAAAAATGAAAAAACAAACACAATTAAAGGAAGCATAATTTCTATCTTAATAGGGGTAGGTATTACAGTTTTATTATTAGGTGGATTTATATTGCTTATAAAGTTAGATATTGCTGGTCTAGGGAATCAAGTAATGAGACCTTTAATCAATGATGTACCTGTATTGAATTTAATGCTACCAAAAGAAAAAGTTAGAGAAAATCAACTTGAAATAGATAAAAAAGAGAATCCTTATGCTTTTGAAACAGTAGAAGAGGCTGTATATAGATTAAAAGAGCTAGAGGTCGTTGTAGCTAATAAAAACAGTGAAATTAGAAACTTAAATGAAGAAACAGATAGGCTTAGAAGAGAAGTAAGTAGACTTCAAGAGTTTGAAAATAGGTATATAGATTTTTTAGAAGATAAATCCAAATTTGATGAAGTGGTTGTTTTTAATGACAAAGCACCCGATATAAATGAGTACAAACAGTTTTATGAATCCATATTTCCTCAAAATGCAGCACAAATATATGAAAGAGTCATTGAACAGTATCTTTATGATGAACAGGCCAAAAAGTATGCAGAAACTTATCAAAGCATGAAGCCTGGGGAAGCTGCAAGAATATTAGAAACAATGACTACAGATTTAGACTTGGTTGTTCTTATCCTTAAAAATATAAATACTGAACAGCGCGCTAAAATATTAGGTGCTATGAATCCAACAACTGCAGCAAGAATCACAAGAATGATGGCACCTTAAGCCTAGCAAAAAAACAAAGAAAGGAGGATAGAGAATGGAAGGATTTAGTATTATAAGTACCAAGGTCATGTCTCAAGAAACTATGAATTTAAAATCACCTGTTAAAGCATTAGGAGATAACTTTAGTAAGATTATGGACCAATATACTAAAAAAAGTAATAAGGTAGAAGAAGCTTCTAATAATTCAGTGGATAATAATTTTGCAGAAAAGAAGTATCAATTAAGTGGTAAAGAAATTAAGCCGGTAGAAGATACTGAAAGCCTAGAAAAAGAAGAAGAATCAATTGAATTGAAATTAATAAGAATTATTACAGAGCAATTAGGAATTACCCCGGAAATATTAATGGACTATCTTAGTTCAATGAACTTGGAATTAAAAGATTTATTTACAGTTGATAAACTTCAAGATTTAACTGTTGAAATACTAGAAGTTTCTAATATCCTTGAGATACTATCAGACAAAGAGTTGTCACAAGATATAAAATTAATGTTCCAAGAAGTAAGAGATTTAAATCATATGGTAAATGACAAAGAAATTGAACATTTGAATACTAATATTGAAAAACTACCACAGGAAACTTCAAAAGAAAATTATAATTTTACAAATAACTTTAAAGATGAAGAAAGCGAAAAAGCCCATTCAGGATCTACAGAAAAAACAAATATTACTATTGAAGTAACGGAAAAAGACACGATACATAAGGAAGTAAATTCTGAAGTAACAAGTTCTTTTATGGAAAAATTTGAGCAAAAGCTAGAAACTTTTTTACAGCCACATATTGAGACTTTAGATGCTGATACAGCTTTAGATTACGAACAAATTATAAAACAAATAGCAGAACAAATTAAAGTACAAATAAAACCTGAAATAACAAAAATGGAGTTTCAACTTAACCCAGAACATTTAGGGAAAATTAACTTCTCCCTAATATCAAACCAAGGTTCTATTTCAGCAAGATTTGTAGCTCAAAATCAATTTGTTAAAGAAGCTATTGAAAGTCAAGTGGTTCACTTAAAAGAATCATTAGACCAACAAGGCATAAAGGTAGATAAGATAGAAGTTGTGTTATCTAACGAACCCTTTAATCAAGATAAAGAAAAAGATTCAACACAGGACAATCAAAAAGGATCTACTAAGAAAAATCTAAAGATTCAAAGAATCAATGAATTAATGGAAGAAGATCTATCAGAAGAAGTGGCAATAGAAGAAAAAAATATATTAGAAGAAGAATCAGTCATTAATTATACAGTTTAAGGAGGTTTAAAAATGAGTTCAGTAAATGATGTACAGAAAATGTTAATGCAATCATATAATCCTCAACAGACAAAAAATAGCAATAATGATTTAGGAAAAGATGCTTTTCTTCAATTATTAGTCACTCAAATGAGATATCAAGATCCACTAAATCCAACAAGTGATACTGACTTTTTAGCTCAAATGGCTCAGTTTTCAGCACTGGAACAAATGCAAAACATTAATACAACGATGATGGCACAACAAGGATATGCTTTAATTGGAAAAGATGTTATTGCAATAACAGTAAACCCTTTTACCAATGAAGTAACTGAAGTTGAAGGCATAGTAGAAGCTGTAAATGTTGTTAATGGAAAAGTTCAACTACAAGTAAATGATGTAACAGTATCATTAGACGAAGTTAAGTTGGTATACAATGAAGGTGATATAGTTAATCAAATGGCAAAGCTTTCAACTTTAGATGCCATTAAAGCACTTAATCAAAACATACTGACACAACAAAAGCTTTCTCTAATAGGCAAACATGTTTTAGTTAAAACAGTAGACCCAGATACTCAAGAAACTGTAGTAACAGAAGGAAAAGTAGAATCTGTTAAAGTATCCAACGGAAAAACATACTTACAAGTTAATAACAAACTTCTTAATTTAGAAGATGTTGAGAGTGTTTCTGAGAATGAAGCAAGTAGTATATAAATAAAGTTTTTTTTAGGAGGGATTTTATGAAAATACAAAAACACCATTTTCCTCCAATACAGGTTGAAAGAAACAGGGAACAAGATAAGGTTGATATCTTAAAAGGTAAGAAATCTTTTGAGTCAGTTTTACAAGAACAAATCATTACAAAGCAAGAAGGTATAAAATTCTCTAAACATGCCAATGAAAGGTTGTTAAAGAGAAATATAGAACTTACTCAAAATCAGATGGAACGCCTTGAGGATGGTGTACTAAAAGCCAAGACTAAAGGAATTAAAGAGTCATTGGTATTAATGGATAATATTGCCTTTGTAATTAATATACCAAACCAAACGGTAATTACAGCAATGGAACAAGAATCAACAGAAGAACAGATATTTAGTAATATAGATGGTGCTGTGATACTATAGCTGGACCAAGATGGAAGCTATTAACCTCTGAATGAAAGAAGAGGTTACACAGTAATTAAAGGAGGTCAATGCATTATGATGCGTTCAATGTATTCGGGAATTTCTGGATTAAGAGTTCACCAAACAAAAATGGATGTTATTGGTAATAATATTGCAAATGTTAACACAGCGGGCTTTAAAGCGGGAAGAGTTACTTTTAGTGAGGTTTTTAATCAAACGCTTCAAGGTGCAAGTGGTGCTAATGAAGCAACTGGTCGTGGTGGTACAAACCCAATGCAAGTTGGCCTAGGGGTTAATATTGCATCAATAGATACATTAATGACAGAAGGAGCAGCTCAAAGAACAGATAATCCTTTAGATTTAAAAGTAGAAGGAGAAGGTTTTTTTGTTGTTGATGATGGATCCGGTTATAAATTTACAA
The nucleotide sequence above comes from Natranaerovirga pectinivora. Encoded proteins:
- a CDS encoding flagellar hook-length control protein FliK; amino-acid sequence: MEGFSIISTKVMSQETMNLKSPVKALGDNFSKIMDQYTKKSNKVEEASNNSVDNNFAEKKYQLSGKEIKPVEDTESLEKEEESIELKLIRIITEQLGITPEILMDYLSSMNLELKDLFTVDKLQDLTVEILEVSNILEILSDKELSQDIKLMFQEVRDLNHMVNDKEIEHLNTNIEKLPQETSKENYNFTNNFKDEESEKAHSGSTEKTNITIEVTEKDTIHKEVNSEVTSSFMEKFEQKLETFLQPHIETLDADTALDYEQIIKQIAEQIKVQIKPEITKMEFQLNPEHLGKINFSLISNQGSISARFVAQNQFVKEAIESQVVHLKESLDQQGIKVDKIEVVLSNEPFNQDKEKDSTQDNQKGSTKKNLKIQRINELMEEDLSEEVAIEEKNILEEESVINYTV
- a CDS encoding MotE family protein — protein: MSKNEKTNTIKGSIISILIGVGITVLLLGGFILLIKLDIAGLGNQVMRPLINDVPVLNLMLPKEKVRENQLEIDKKENPYAFETVEEAVYRLKELEVVVANKNSEIRNLNEETDRLRREVSRLQEFENRYIDFLEDKSKFDEVVVFNDKAPDINEYKQFYESIFPQNAAQIYERVIEQYLYDEQAKKYAETYQSMKPGEAARILETMTTDLDLVVLILKNINTEQRAKILGAMNPTTAARITRMMAP
- a CDS encoding flagellar hook assembly protein FlgD, whose translation is MSSVNDVQKMLMQSYNPQQTKNSNNDLGKDAFLQLLVTQMRYQDPLNPTSDTDFLAQMAQFSALEQMQNINTTMMAQQGYALIGKDVIAITVNPFTNEVTEVEGIVEAVNVVNGKVQLQVNDVTVSLDEVKLVYNEGDIVNQMAKLSTLDAIKALNQNILTQQKLSLIGKHVLVKTVDPDTQETVVTEGKVESVKVSNGKTYLQVNNKLLNLEDVESVSENEASSI
- the fliI gene encoding flagellar protein export ATPase FliI; this translates as MKTINFNKYKDLLNKSYIKQLGSVSKVIGLTIESIGPSVNLGDLCAISSKSDNKKVLAEAVGFRDNRILLMPLGSIEGIGLGSIVEAKGEPLKVPVGNELLGKVLDGLGRPLNSSDIKAEDYYPIEAPPPNPLKRNRIEMPLPLGIKAVDGLLTVGKGQRIGIFAGSGVGKSTILGMIAKNASSDINVIALIGERGREVREFIERDLGEEGLKQSVVVVATSDQPALIRQKAAKTATAIAEYFRDQGKDVLLMMDSLTRFSMAQREIGLAIGEPPVTRGYTPSVFAQMPKLLERAGTSSEGSITGLYTVLVDGDDFNEPITDTARGILDGHVMLSRNLANKNHFPAIDVLNSISRVMNDIASDEHKALANKLKSTLATYRESEDIINIGAYKKGSNKEIDYAVRMINRINEFLKQSTNENLPFEETLNQLTNLFNE
- the fliJ gene encoding flagellar export protein FliJ; translation: MSKFKYKFQNILEIKHKIEDQKKLSYFNAVQAHSSQLDELYRMYDKKDDYENNLKTNVKRVVTAKNLRDYYNGLERIVEFCKEEESKLAELEQKLEITRIDMNTAVIDRKTYEKLKEKDFERFLEDEKLKENKIVDELISYKYFKPQKTGG
- a CDS encoding TIGR02530 family flagellar biosynthesis protein, encoding MKIQKHHFPPIQVERNREQDKVDILKGKKSFESVLQEQIITKQEGIKFSKHANERLLKRNIELTQNQMERLEDGVLKAKTKGIKESLVLMDNIAFVINIPNQTVITAMEQESTEEQIFSNIDGAVIL